In Pyricularia oryzae 70-15 chromosome 2, whole genome shotgun sequence, one genomic interval encodes:
- a CDS encoding glycogen synthase, translated as MAEGGEREPREVKNHILFEIATEVAHRVGGIYSVIKSKAPVTTAEYGDRYTLIGPLNHTSAAVEVEELEPKDPALTATIQSMKDRGIGILYGRWLIEGAPRVLLIDTKTAYKHLDEWKTDLWNVASIPSPPGDDETNEAIVFGYLVAWFLGEYVCHEKKKAVIAHFHEWLAGVGLPLCKKRRIDVTTIFTTHATLLGRYLCAGSVDFYNNLQWFDVDAEAGKRGIYHRYCIERAAAHSCDVFTTVSHITAYESEHLLKRKPDGVLPNGLNVTKFAAMHEFQNLHAQSKEKIHDFVRGHFYGHYDFEPENTLYFFTAGRYEFRNKGCDMFIESLARLNHRLKASGSKTTVVAFVIMPAQTSSLTVEALRGQAVVKSLRDTVDVIEKSIGRRIFERSLKWHDGDPLPDEKELITSQDRVLLRRRLFAMKRHGLPPIVTHNMVNDSEDPILNQIRRVQLFNHPTDRVKIVFHPEFLNSANPVLPLDYDDFVRGTHLGVFASYYEPWGYTPAECTVMGVPSITTNLSGFGCYMEELIENSSDYGIYIVDRRTKGVDDSVNQLTNCMLEFCQKSRRQRINQRNRTERLSDLLDWKRMGLEYIKARQLALRRAYPNSFDGDDTADFMNSSDLKISRPFSVPGSPRDRAGMMTPGDFASLQEGREGLSTEDYVSWKLPEEEDPDEYTFPLTLGAKQRPSGPASPLDGVHLNGNGN; from the exons ATGGCGGAAGGCGGAGAACGCGAGCCTCGCGAGGTCAAGAACCACATCCTGTTTGAGATTGCAACCGAGGTTGCGCACAGAG TTGGCGGTATCTACTCCGTCATCAAATCGAAAGCTCCCGTTACGACGGCCGAATATGGCGACCGCTACACCTTGATTGGTCCGCTCAATCATACTTCT GCTGCTGTCGAAGTTGAAGAGCTCGAACCGAAGGACCCTGCGCTCACTGCCACGATCCAGTCCATGAAGGATCGTGGGATCGGCATATTATACGGACGATGGCTGATCGAGGGTGCTCCGCGCGTGCTCCTGATCGATACAAAGACTGCTTACAAGCACCTCGACGAGTGGAAGACGGATCTTTGGAACGTCGCTTCCATTCCTTCGCCTCCCGGTGACGATGAGACTAACGAGGCTATTGTGTTTGGTTACCTGGTTGCCTGGTTCCTAGGAGAG TACGTTTGCcacgagaagaagaaggcagTCATTGCCCATTTCCACGAATGGCTTGCGGGAGTTGGACTTCCACTGTGCAAAAAGCGACGCATTGATGTCACCACCATCTTCACCACTCACGCCACTCTGCTGGGAAGATATCTTTGTGCCGGCTCCGTCGACTTTTACAACAACCTCCAGTGGTTTGATGTGGATGCTGAAGCTGGCAAGCGTGGTATTTACCACCGATACTGCATCGAGCGTGCCGCCGCCCACTCGTGCGATGTCTTCACTACAGTCTCGCACATCACTGCTTACGAAAGCGAGCACCTGCTCAAGCGCAAGCCTGATGGTGTTCTGCCCAACGGATTAAACGTGACCAAGTTTGCGGCCATGCATGAGTTCCAAAATCTCCACGCCCAGTCCAAGGAAAAGATCCACGACTTTGTTAGGGGCCACTTCTACGGCCACTATGACTTTGAGCCCGAGAACACTCTCTACTTCTTCACGGCTGGTCGCTACGAGTTCAGGAACAAGGGCTGTGACATGTTCATTGAGTCTCTGGCGAGACTTAATCACCGTCTCAAAGCCTCTGGAAGTAAGACTACTGTCGTGGCTTTTGTCATCATGCCTGCCCAGACCTCCTCCCTTACAGTGGAGGCCCTGAGGGGTCAGGCCGTGGTCAAGTCTCTCCGAGACACAGTCGATGTGATTGAGAAGAGCATTGGTCGCAGGATCTTTGAGCGCTCTTTGAAGTGGCACGATGGCGACCCTCTCCCCGATGAGAAGGAGCTGATTACTAGCCAGGACCGTGTCCTGCTCCGGAGACGTCTGTTTGCCATGAAGCGCCACGGGCTTCCGCCCATTGTCACCCACAACATGGTGAATGACTCTGAGGATCCCATTCTCAACCAAATTCGTCGTGTCCAGCTGTTCAACCACCCAACAGATCGCGTCAAGATTGTTTTCCACCCAGAATTCCTCAACTCGGCCAACCCTGTGCTGCCCCTGGATTACGACGATTTTGTCCGTGGAACCCATCTCGGTGTCTTTGCATCCTACTATGAGCCGTGGGGTTACACCCCGGCCGAGTGCACCGTCATGGGTGTTCCGTCGATCACGACCAACCTGTCGGGCTTCGGTTGCTACATGGAGGAGCTGATCGAAAACTCTAGCGACTATGGTATTTACATCGTAGACCGCAGGACCAAGGGTGTCGACGACTCGGTCAACCAGCTCACCAACTGCATGTTGGAATTTTGCCAAAAGAGCCGCAGGCAGCGCATCAACCAACGCAACCGTACCGAGCGGCTTAGCGACCTCCTTGACTGGAAGCGAATGGGACTTGAGTACATCAAGGCGCGCCAGCTTGCGCTCCGTCGGGCCTACCCGAACTCATTCGATGGTGACGACACAGCCGATTTCATGAACAGCAGCGACTTGAAGATCTCGCGTCCCTTCTCGGTCCCCGGATCTCCTCGTGACCGGGCTGGCATGATGACGCCTGGTGACTTTGCCAGTCTGCAGGAGGGCAGGGAGGGACTCAGCACTGAGGACTACGTATCGTGGAAGCTTCC AGAGGAGGAAGACCCCGATGAGTACACCTTCCCCCTGACCCTGGGGGCAAAGCAGCGGCCTTCCGGCCCCGCCAGCCCGCTTGACGGCGTGCATCTCAACGGCAACGGTAACTAG
- a CDS encoding lysophospholipase Plb3 has product MRFLHLLSILAAASANATPVEIQQQREPQLEGETIERRALPDSPSGGYAPVSDSCPSNRPTVRSAATGISPDEASWLPNRRKNTVKPMSDFLTRANIQGFNAADYISKFQSNMTALPNIALAFSGGGYRALLNGAGFIKAADERTPGTTGPGGIGGLLQSATYMSGLSGGSWLLGSVFNNNFSSIGDLQQNPNVWKFDRTIFVGPKTSRSSVKKLIDSAAYWKDIIGEVEGKSKAGFLTSITDYWGRALSYQLIDDVDGGDQYLFSSIAQTSDFQAGNYPMPMIVANGRKPDSVIISLNSTVFEFNPFEMGTWDPTTSGFAPLQYVGSNFEGGVVPSSGKCVRGFDQSSFVMGTSSSLFNAILLRIEQNNTGSQNPAVPETVAKLIKALGPKIQAENRDVASWKPNPFFGFHPDTAGGIASSAELSLVDGGLDGQNIPLLPLIQPVRKVDVIYAIDSSADTSTSFPNGSAILHTFQRSQSQMGNGVQFPAVPDVNTFVNLGLNNRPVFFGCDVNAFKGPQPPPLVVYMPNAPYSAFSNSTTFTMKYEENRRDAIIANAFDGATQGLGSLDKEWPACVACAALQRSMLRTNTQIPTQCQSCFTRYCWDGKTDTTPRGKDFYQPTLKLTNGGSQPPQADIGGQPKKKSISGKLLVPSSSAMMAGSLALVTIIFAML; this is encoded by the exons atgcGTTTCCTTCATCTACTCTCAATACTCGCCGCGGCGTCGGCAAACGCGACACCCGTCGAGATACAGCAACAGCGAGAACCACAATTAGAAGGAGAGACGATAGAACGTCGAGCCCTGCCAGACTCGCCATCGGGAGGATATGCGCCAGTTTCGGACTCATGCCCCAGCAATCGGCCGACGGTGAGGAGCGCGGCGACTGGTATCAGTCCCGATGAGGCATCATGGCTGCCCAACCGGCGCAAGAACACTGTCAAACCCATGTCCGACTTCCTGACCCGGGCGAACATCCAGGGCTTCAACGCCGCCGACTATATTTCGAAATTCCAGAGCAATATGACCGCGCTACCAAATATTGCCCTGGCTTTCAGCGGAGGTGGATATCGAGCCT TGTTGAACGGTGCTGGATTTATCAAGGCTGCCGACGAGAGGACACCAGGGACAACCGGACCAGGCGGAATTGGTGGGCTTTTGCAATCTGCGACATACATGTCGGGCCTGTCCGGAGGTAGCTGGCTTCTTGGGTCCGTCTTTAACAACAACTTCTCGTCCATCGGTGACCTGCAACAGAACCCGAACGTGTGGAAGTTTGACCGTACCATCTTTGTAGGCCCAAAGACGAGCCGCAGCTCTGTAAAGAAGCTCATCGACTCGGCCGCCTACTGGAAGGATATCATCGGAGAGGTTGAGGGAAAGTCGAAAGCCGGTTTCCTTACTTCAATCACCGATTACTGGGGCCGGGCTCTTTCGTACCAGCTCATCGACGACGTGGACGGCGGAGACCAGTACCTGTTCTCATCCATCGCGCAGACTTCCGACTTCCAGGCGGGCAACTATCCCATGCCCATGATCGTCGCCAATGGCCGCAAGCCCGACTCTGTCATCATCTCGCTCAACTCAACCGTGTTTGAGTTCAACCCCTTCGAGATGGGCACCTGGGATCCCACCACCTCTGGCTTTGCACCTCTTCAGTACGTTGGATCCaactttgagggtggcgtCGTCCCGTCcagcggcaaatgtgtgcgCGGCTTCGACCAGTCGTCTTTTGTCATGGGTACCAGCTCCTCGCTCTTCAACGCCATCCTGCTCCGCATCGAGCAGAACAACACGGGCAGTCAGAACCCCGCTGTTCCAGAGACCGTCGCCAAGCTCATCAAGGCCCTCGGCCCCAAAATCCAGGCCGAGAACAGGGACGTGGCTTCTTGGAAGCCAAACCCCTTTTTCGGCTTCCATCCCGATACGGCCGGCGGCATCGCCTCGTCCGCCGAGTTGTCCCTGGTTGACGGCGGCTTGGACGGACAGAACATCCCCCTGTTGCCCCTGATCCAGCCGGTACGCAAGGTCGACGTCATCTACGCCATCGATTCATCGGCcgacaccagcaccagcttcCCCAACGGCAGCGCCATCCTCCACACCTTCCAGCGCTCCCAGAGCCAGATGGGCAACGGGGTGCAGTTCCCCGCGGTCCCGGACGTCAACACCTTTGTCAACCTCGGCCTCAACAACCGCCCGGTCTTTTTTGGCTGCGACGTCAACGCCTTCAAGGGGCCCCAGCCCCCGCCCTTGGTCGTCTACATGCCCAACGCGCCCTACTCGGCCTTTTCCAACTCGACGACCTTTACCATGAAGTACGAGGAGAATCGCCGAGACGCGATCATCGCCAACGCCTTTGACGGCGCCACCCAGGGGCTTGGCAGCCTCGACAAGGAGTGGCCCGCCTGCGTCGCCTGCGCGGCCCTGCAGCGCAGCATGCTCCGGACAAACACCCAGATCCCGACCCAGTGCCAGTCTTGCTTCACCCGCTACTGCTGGGACGGCAAGACCGACACCACCCCGCGCGGCAAGGATTTCTATCAGCCCACGCTCAAGCTCACGAACGGAGGATCGCAGCCGCCCCAAGCTGACATAGGAGGCCAGCCAAAGAAGAAGTCGATATCCGGTAAGCTACTAGTGCCTTCGAGCAGCGCCATGATGGCAGGCTCCCTCGCTCTCGTGACCATCATTTTTGCCATGCTCTAG
- a CDS encoding F-box domain-containing protein: MNRITYRFRNMGLFKRSKDKRKSDSHHTHGGGNGKHGGGGGFLGVPGSMPGYGAGQIQSTASVTSSRLLARLPDAILERIFLFVCPHTGDETYETCEQSSEDDACMLCNQRDLAHCAAVSKQWRRAAIRQLYHSIRIDSVHYCEREIYLSDLRKRRSFFDRNGLPEDTAQTRLKLLCRTLREDPTRLGKLVEYFKTPYMLRESCQADLARTIAVLPNLRYVDLPEGLFADDSTYLTLRMEVQARCHQLRKMTYMAGSERSLQSLASGNIWPNLEVLELVRINVDPAMLRHVLGALHKLEALKVSETMTFGDEILLHNDMVPPFPALQEFILKDVPNVSAEGLKQWMSTRRDARSRLKTLSLSGTGVKPWQLHGVLAAASGLENLTIVEKVSASLPTAAGTHDIPPLSSSSLLTLNYEITAVGSGPGPFGGSNTAANGLSGVTSSYYNYLSGSLLSGALPSLRAVYVRDAHFPDSLLGLPPPHPTFADGFSMRRPSTAEGRSNNAPFGSNTQSPRSFLTPKMGGAAPFQDPSAHTMPLPQKPFAGAGHNPRFSSNNPFAAMMPAQQLATLEVFTKGDDEIDWSFVKVSGGYADNGEPSRPHSSYGLSSGSAGGWGATAGARRSVFMGDGGGGFLAVPPSPAGNRPGMHGRSGSTNSIGYKSSGCSGNEWPVVSSTLDKRKDRKDLWR; the protein is encoded by the exons ATGAACCGCATAACATACCGCTTTCGCAACATGGGCCTTTTCAAACGCAGCAAGGATAAGCGCAAGAGCGACAGCCATCACActcacggcggcggcaatggCAAGCAtggaggtggtggcggttTCCTCGGCGTTCCGGGGTCCATGCCCGGCTACGGAGCCGGCCAGATCCAGAGCACCGCCAGCGTGACATCcagcaggttgttggcgcGCCTTCCTGATGCCATCCTGGAGCGCATCTTTCTGTTTGTGTGCCCGCACACCGGCGACGAAACGTACGAGACGTGCGAGCAGAGCAGCGAGGATGACGCGTGCATGCTGTGCAACCAGCGCGACCTAGCGCACTGCGCTGCCGTCTCAAAGCAGTGGAGGAGAGCGGCTATTAGGCAACT GTATCATAGCATTCGCATCGATTCGGTGCACTACTGCGAGCGCGAGATCTACCTTTCTGACCTGCGCAAACGCCGCTCATTCTTTGATCGCAATGGTCTGCCCGAGGACACAGCTCAGACGCGCCTCAAGCTGCTATGCCGCACCCTTCGCGAGGACCCGACCAGGCTCGGCAAGCTTGTTGAGTATTTCAAGACGCCGTACATGCTACGCGAGTCTTGCCAAGCCGATCTCGCCCGTACCATTGCCGTGCTGCCCAACCTGCGCTACGTCGATCTCCCCGAGGGCTTGTTTGCAGACGATTCGACATACTTGACGCTTCGCATGGAGGTCCAGGCGAGGTGTCACCAGCTGCGCAAGATGACTTATATGGCTGGATCGGAGCGCAGCTTGCAGTCCCTTGCCAGTGGTAACATCTGGCCTAATCTCGAGGTGCTGGAGCTGGTCCGCATCAATGTCGATCCTGCGATGCTGAGACATGTTCTTGGAGCGCTGCACAAGCTCGAGGCGCTCAAGGTTTCCGAAACGATGACCTTCGGGGATGAGATACTTCTTCACAACGATATGGTCCCGCCTTTCCCTGCGCTGCAAGAGTTTATTCTTAAGGATGTTCCCAACGTGAGCGCAGAAGGTTTGAAGCAGTGGATGTCCACGCGTCGCGACGCTCGTAGCCGACTCAAGACTCTTAGCCTTTCAGGCACCGGAGTTAAGCCATGGCAGCTCCACGGCGTCCTGGCAGCTGCCTCTGGTCTTGAGAATCTCACAATTGTAGAAAAGGTTTCCGCCTCACTCCCCACTGCCGCAGGAACACATGATATCCCACCTCTAAGCTCCAGCTCGCTGCTCACTCTCAACTACGAGATCACCGCCGTCGGATCGGGCCCGGGTCCCTTTGGCGGTTCAAATACTGCCGCAAACGGATTGAGTGGCGTGACATCATCATATTATAATTACCTTTCCGGGTCCCTTCTCTCAGGAGCCTTGCCGAGTTTGCGAGCTGTTTACGTCCGAGATGCCCACTTTCCAGACTCGCTTCTCGGCCTTCCACCACCACACCCGACATTTGCCGACGGCTTCTCGATGCGCAGACCAAGCACCGCGGAGGGTCGGTCTAACAATGCCCCGTTCGGATCTAACACGCAATCGCCGCGCAGCTTCCTGACACCCAAAATGGGAGGCGCCGCCCCATTCCAGGACCCGAGCGCACACACGATGCCGCTGCCGCAGAAGCCCTTCGCGGGCGCCGGCCACAACCCGCGgttcagcagcaacaaccccTTTGCGGCCATGATGCCGGCACAGCAGCTGGCGACCCTCGAGGTCTTCACCAAGGGCGACGACGAGATCGATTGGTCTTTCGTCAAGGTGTCGGGAGGCTACGCAGATAACGGCGAGCCGTCGCGGCCGCACAGCTCATACGGTCTGTCGAGCGGCTCCGCGGGTGGCTGGGGTGCCACAGCCGGTGCAAGGAGGAGCGTCTTTATGGgagacggcggcggtggcttcCTCGCCGTGCCACCCTCCCCCGCCGGCAACAGACCCGGCATGCATGGTCGCTCCGGAAGCACCAATAGTATAGGATACAAGAGTTCCGGCTGCAGCGGGAATGAGTGGCCAGTGGTCTCTTCCACCTTGGACAAAAGGAAGGATCGTAAAGACCTCTGGCGTTGA